In a single window of the Cervus elaphus chromosome 1, mCerEla1.1, whole genome shotgun sequence genome:
- the LOC122700266 gene encoding olfactory receptor 8H1-like: MGRRNITHVSDFILMGLTDSEEIRLVLFTLFLLIYLITVLGNVGMILIIRLDPQLHTPMYIFLSHLSFLDLSYSSVITPKTLDNLLTSKKNISYLNCFSQMYFFVFLGATECFLLSSMAYDRYAAICNPLHYPVVMSTRRCCSLVFGSYLIGFMDTSVNVLCLSRLHFCNSKIIYHFFCDGPAILVLSCTDTRDIEIIIFISAGSTLVVSLITISVSYVSILSTILKITSTSGKQKAFSTCASHLLGVTIFYGTMIFTYLKPSTSYSLGKDQVASVFYSIVIPMLNPLIYSLRNKEVKNALNRVLKKRKNSK; the protein is encoded by the coding sequence ATGGGCAGAAGGAATATCACACATGTGTCTGACTTCATCCTCATGGGACTGACAGACTCTGAAGAGATCCGGCTGGTCCTCTTCACCCTCTTTCTCCTGATATACCTGATTACTGTGCTGGGGAATGTGGGGATGATCCTTATAATCCGCCTGGACCCCCAGCTTCACACACCCATGTACATTTTCCTCAGTCACTTGTCATTTCTTGACCTCAGTTACTCAAGTGTCATCACCCCTAAAACCTTAGACAATTTACTAACTTCCAAGAAGAATATTTCATACCTGAACTGCTTCAGCcaaatgtatttctttgtcttcttgGGTGCCACTGAGTGTTTCCTTCTGTCCTCCATGGCCTATGATCGCTATGCAGCCATCTGCAACCCTCTGCATTACCCCGTCGTTATGTCCACCAGGAGATGCTGCTCTCTTGTCTTTGGATCCTATTTGATTGGCTTCATGGACACCTCTGTCAATGTTCTGTGCTTGAGTAGATTGCATTTCTGCAACTCAAAGATAATTtatcactttttctgtgatgGACCAGCAATTTTAGTGCTGTCCTGCACTGACACACGTGACATTGAAATCATCATATTCATTTCTGCTGGCTCCACCCTCGTGGTGTCTCTTATCACGATATCTGTGTCCTATGTGTCCATCCTGTCCACTATCCTGAAAATTACTTCCACTTCAGGGAAACAGAAAGCCTTCTCAACCTGCGCCTCCCATCTCCTGGGAGTCACCATCTTCTATGGCACTATGATTTTCACTTACTTAAAACCAAGTACGTCCTACTCCTTGGGAAAGGATCAAGTGGCTTCTGTTTTTTATAGTATTGTCATCCCCATGCTGAATCCCCTCATTTACAGTCTtagaaacaaagaagtaaaaaatgcaCTTAATAGGgtcttgaagaagagaaagaactccaaataa